Proteins from one Ricinus communis isolate WT05 ecotype wild-type chromosome 9, ASM1957865v1, whole genome shotgun sequence genomic window:
- the LOC8280649 gene encoding paired amphipathic helix protein Sin3-like 1, which translates to MEIQSPRNPDASVPDDCREEDLRCNVFYQPLKDLINKLQERDENLYIAFLKVLHYYGIRVREARDFHFHIDVLALLVDHQDLKNEFLKTMVVDSSDNQSLPPSSSMENALIVCEKKDDVALHGLNREKERELAKQGFGYFKKVQQKLSEKSYLLFLGCFCSYSSGKINKDALEKRINGMLDEFPQLKAEFKLFLKNCENGDWFWSGSAESKDTDEELEMGKEYCSPSYRLAGKDDHHSKRAQHELSELLNDRWVCVSSQSENDKPHKEETHRIQKEEIELKREEDRYEADMQLSWLRSAAEYATKLSEGAKEEELDGLSKIHFKRCIQQLYADDCDDVLEMFQKNQSPTLAVVLPRLNQKIKELTVFRAELQEIWAQMR; encoded by the coding sequence ATGGAGATCCAGAGTCCAAGGAACCCTGATGCAAGTGTTCCTGATGATTGCCGGGAAGAGGATTTAAGATGTAATGTTTTTTATCAACCGCTTAAAGATCTTATCAACAAGTTACAGGAACGTGATGAGAATCTTTACATAGCCTTCTTGAAAGTTTTGCATTATTACGGAATTAGAGTTAGAGAAGCCAGAGATTTTCATTTTCACATTGATGTTTTGGCATTGTTAGTAGACCATCAAGATTTGAAGAATGAGTTCCTTAAAACCATGGTGGTTGATTCTTCCGACAATCAATCATTACCGCCGTCATCATCAATGGAGAACGCTCTCATCGTCTGTGAGAAGAAGGACGATGTAGCTTTGCATGGCTTGAACcgtgagaaagaaagagaattggCAAAACAGGGATTTGGTTATTTCAAGAAAGTTCAACAGAAACTATCTGAGAAGAGCTATTTGTTATTCTTGGGGTGCTTTTGCAGTTACAGCAGTGGAAAGATCAATAAAGATGCCTTAGAGAAAAGAATTAATGGTATGTTAGATGAGTTTCCTCAACTTAAAGCTGAGTTCAAGCTTTTCCTCAAGAACTGTGAGAATGGTGATTGGTTTTGGTCAGGAAGTGCAGAGAGCAAAGACACAGATGAAGAACTTGAAATGGGCAAAGAGTACTGCAGTCCAAGTTATCGGTTAGCCGGGAAAGATGATCATCATTCAAAAAGAGCACAACATGAACTGTCAGAATTACTGAATGACAGATGGGTTTGTGTGAGTTCACAGTcagaaaatgataaaccacATAAAGAAGAAACACATCGAATTCAGAAGGAAGAAATCGAGCTGAAACGTGAAGAGGATAGGTATGAGGCAGACATGCAATTGAGCTGGTTAAGATCTGCTGCTGAATATGCAACAAAATTATCTGAAGGTGCTAAAGAAGAAGAACTCGATGGATTATCCAAGATTCATTTCAAGAGGTGCATTCAACAATTATATGCCGATGATTGTGATGATGTATTAGAAATGTTTCAGAAAAATCAAAGCCCTACATTGGCTGTCGTATTGCCTCGCTTGAACCAGAAAATAAAGGAGTTGACAGTATTTCGTGCAGAGCTGCAGGAGATTTGGGCTCAAATGCGTTAG
- the LOC8280648 gene encoding putative disease resistance protein RGA4, protein MADALVSVVLQQLTSILQAEIQQEARLLFGGPEEVQKLTTALTAIRAVLNDAEKKQVKESSVQVWLEGLKAISYDLDDLLDEWNTKIYRPKIERIRKDKSLFSKKMVCFSPYLSPLFCFNQTVVHHDMGIKMKGIKERLDLIAIEKERYHFSLEGRSEEPERLETTPLIDVSEVRGRELDKDTLISKLCDDSLEEISPNGPGVVSIVGMGGMGKTTLAQLAFNDETVNTHFEHKIWVCVSESFDKTLIAKMIIEATEIHRPYLFWPELQRQLQNSVNGKKILLVLDDVRIDDFQIWEPLKVPLGSAALGSRILVTTRNERASMMMEACYRLSLGKLSPVDSWLLFSRFAFYGKSREDRCNLEATGRKIADRCKGLPLALKTLGSLMRFKETKQAWEDILDSELWEIEEVERGIFTPLLLSYYDLPSPMKRCFTYCAIFPKDYKMDKETLIHHWMAQGFLVPSGSMDMEQKGAEYFDNLAMRSFFQDLERDMDDPRKITCKMHEIVHDFAQFLTKNECLIIDVDERHISGLDMLHTRTRHLTLIGPMEYFHPSVYNFRNLRTLLVLQKEMLTVPGDLFRIRSIPGDLFNCLTSLRGLDLSHTLITRLPSEIGKLLHLRWLNLSKLDLEELPNTLSNLYNLQTLNLDRCKRLQRLPGGLGKLKNLRHLNLRETDCLNIFPQGIERLSNLRMLTKFVVSENKEGCNIAELKNLKYLRGHLEISRLEKVVDTDKAKEADLTNKHLQSLDLVFSFGVKEAMENVIEVLQPHPELEALQVYDYGGSIFPNWITLLTKLKHLRLLSCINCLQLPPLGKLPSLEKLLIGHFNSLKSVSAELLGIDPVTDVYCKESFVAFPKLNELTFRFMVEWENWEEITTSSAVAGSSSCSSSNVSAVTRRAMPCLRSLSLYDCPKLKAVPEYLHLLPLEELIITRCPILEQQRQSS, encoded by the coding sequence ATGGCAGATGCACTTGTATCAGTAGTATTGCAACAATTGACTTCTATTCTGCAAGCAGAGATTCAACAAGAAGCAAGATTATTGTTTGGAGGGCCAGAAGAGGTTCAAAAGCTTACTACTGCACTCACTGCAATAAGGGCTGTGCTTAATGATGCAGAAAAAAAGCAAGTGAAAGAAAGTAGTGTGCAGGTTTGGTTAGAAGGGCTCAAAGCCATATCTTATGACTTAGATGACTTGTTAGATGAATGGAACACCAAGATATATAGACCCAAAATTGAGAGGATTAGAAAAGACAAATCTTTATTTTCCAAGAAAATGGTATGCTTCTCTCCGTACCTTTCTCCACTATTTTGTTTCAATCAAACTGTTGTGCATCATGATATGGGCATTAAAATGAAGGGTATTAAAGAAAGATTAGATTTGATTGcaattgagaaagaaagataccATTTTTCCTTAGAAGGGAGGAGTGAAGAACCAGAGAGATTAGAAACTACACCTTTAATTGATGTTTCAGAGGTGCGTGGTAGGGAATTGGATAAGGATACTTTGATAAGCAAATTGTGTGATGATAGTTTAGAAGAAATTAGCCCTAATGGTCCTGGTGTTGTGTCTATAGTTGGTATGGGAGGGATGGGAAAGACAACTCTAGCTCAGTTGGCCTTTAATGATGAAACGGTTAATACCCATTTTGAACATAAAATATGGGTTTGTGTTTCTGAATCTTTTGATAAGACACTGATAGCAAAAATGATCATTGAAGCTACCGAAATACACCGTCCATATCTGTTTTGGCCTGAATTGCAGAGGCAACTACAAAACTCTGTCAATGGAAAGAAGATACTTCTTGTGCTGGATGATGTGAGGATTGATGACTTCCAGATTTGGGAACCATTAAAAGTTCCTCTTGGATCTGCAGCATTAGGAAGCAGAATTTTAGTTACTACAAGGAATGAGAGAGCTTCAATGATGATGGAAGCCTGCTATAGGCTCTCTCTAGGGAAGTTGTCACCTGTCGATTCTTGGTTATTGTTTAGCAGATTTGCATTTTATGGAAAGAGTAGAGAGGATCGCTGTAATTTGGAAGCAACTGGTAGAAAAATTGCAGATAGGTGCAAAGGGTTGCCTCTGGCTTTAAAAACTTTAGGGAGTCTAATGCGTTTCAAGGAAACAAAGCAAGCCTGGGAGGATATCCTTGATAGTGAACTGTGGGAAATAGAAGAGGTTGAAAGGGGAATTTTCACACCTCTGCTGTTGAGTTATTATGACTTGCCATCTCCCATGAAACGCTGTTTTACCTATTGTGCCATATTTCCAAAAGATTACAAGATGGATAAGGAAACTTTGATACACCATTGGATGGCTCAGGGTTTTCTTGTTCCTTCAGGAAGCATGGACATGGAGCAAAAAGGTGCCGAGTATTTTGACAACTTAGCAATGCGTTCATTTTTCCAAGATTTGGAAAGAGACATGGATGATCCTAGAAAGATCACTTGCAAGATGCATGAAATCGTGCATGACTTTGCTCAGTTCCTTACAAAGAATGAATGCTTAATTATTGATGTTGATGAGAGACATATTTCGGGGTTAGATATGTTGCATACAAGAACGCGTCACCTGACCTTAATTGGTCCAATGGAATACTTCCATCCTTCTGTTTATAATTTCAGAAATCTACGAACATTGCTGGTCTTACAGAAGGAAATGTTAACAGTTCCAGGTGATTTATTCAGAATAAGATCCATACCGGGTGATTTATTTAACTGCCTGACATCTCTTAGGGGTTTGGATTTGAGTCATACTCTGATTACAAGACTTCCAAGTGAGATTGGCAAACTTTTGCATTTAAGATGGCTTAATTTGTCTAAATTGGACTTGGAGGAGCTGCCCAATACACtgtctaatttatataatttgcaGACTTTGAACCTTGATCGTTGTAAACGGCTTCAGAGACTACCTGGAGGATTGGGAAAACTGAAAAACCTGAGACACCTTAATCTTAGAGAGACTGACTGCCTGAATATCTTCCCACAAGGCATTGAGAGGTTAAGCAACCTTCGCATGTTAACCAAGTTTGTTGTGAGTGAGAATAAGGAAGGATGTAATATTGCAGAACTGAAAAACCTCAAGTATCTAAGAGGGCACCTTGAAATAAGCAGGTTAGAGAAGGTTGTGGATACAGATAAAGCGAAAGAGGCAGACTTGACGAATAAGCACCTTCAGAGTTTGGATCTGGTATTTTCATTTGGGGTCAAAGAGGCAATGGAAAATGTAATTGAAGTTTTGCAACCACATCCAGAGCTAGAAGCTTTGCAGGTTTATGACTATGGTGGATCAATTTTTCCTAATTGGATAACCTTGCTAACAAAGCTGAAACATTTGAGACTCTTGAGTTGTATAAACTGTCTACAGTTGCCTCCATTAGGAAAACTACCATCTTTGGAAAAACTCTTAATAGGGCACTTCAATAGTTTGAAATCTGTGAGTGCTGAGTTGCTTGGTATAGATCCTGTTACAGATGTTTATTGCAAAGAATCATTTGTTGCATTCCCAAAGTTGAATGAGCTCACTTTTCGCTTTATGGTTGAGTGGGAAAATTGGGAGGAAATAACCACCTCTTCTGCTGTTGCTGGTAGTTCAAGTTGTAGCAGCAGTAATGTCAGTGCAGTAACAAGAAGAGCAATGCCATGCCTGCGCTCTTTATCTCTTTATGATTGCCCCAAGCTAAAGGCAGTACCAGAATACCTCCATTTGCTGCCACTGGAGGAACTGATCATCACCAGGTGTCCCATTTTGGAACAGCAACGCCAGTCCTCATAG
- the LOC8280647 gene encoding small ubiquitin-related modifier 2: protein MESFKTITVRVRSQDGREKVFRIKMDTQMSKLIARYCEDRQWEPHTAEFLLNGLRFPRDKTPAQLNLKDNVLIEAMMHQNGGGSKAFSMHALYL from the exons ATGGAATCATTTAAAACCATTACTGTCAGAGTTAGGAGCCAG gATGGACGCGAAAAGGTTTTCCGGATCAAGATGGATACACAGATGTCGAAGCTTATAGCTCGATATTGTGAGGATAGGCAGTGGGAACCTCACACTGCAGAATTTCTACTTAATGGACTTCGTTTTCCAAGAGACAAAACACCAGCACAG CTCAATCTGAAGGATAATGTTCTAATTGAAGCCATGATGCACCAGAATGGAGGTGGTTCCAAAGCCTTTTCAATGCATGCTCTATACCTTTAG
- the LOC8280645 gene encoding uncharacterized protein LOC8280645, whose amino-acid sequence MMEDIWEVLPVELLASILGRVGMESLLLNVPFVCKSWYKASLHPLCWEHLIFPELASSSGYDSLYEWKSWLKLTLNPSFFESLVFPRVSRISYHGTQDHQVFFLDRFKATYRINECSAVALIKFVVHRSQGKCTLLLLPFCNTEILIFIAQECPLLKTLSLDTHYFWQRAYMLKEVIGNWKC is encoded by the exons atgatgGAAGATATATGGGAAGTTTTGCCGGTTGAACTGTTAGCAAGCATTCTTGGAAGAGTAGGGATGGAGTCATTGCTATTAAATGTTCCTTTTGTATGCAAATCATGGTACAAAGCTAGCCTTCATCCTTTATGTTGGGAACATCTTATTTTTCCTGAACTTGCTTCTAGTTCAGGATACGATTCTCTATATGAGTGGAAATCGTGGCTCAAACTCACCCTGAATCCTTCCTTTTTCGAGTCTCTTGTTTTTCCAAGAGTTTCAAGGATTTCATATCATGGAACTCAAGATCATCAAGTTTTTTTCTTGGACAGATTCAAGGCTACGTACAGAATCAATGAGTGTTCAGCTGTTGCactcataaaatttgttgTGCATCGAAGCCAAGGAAAATGCACTTTGCTTCTTCTTCCATTTTGCAATACGGAGATTTTGATCTTTATCGCACAAGA GTGTCCCCTCCTGAAAACCTTATCACTAGATACTCATTATTTTTGGCAGAGAGCATACATGCTTAAAGAAGTCATAGGAAACTGGAAATGTTAG
- the LOC8280644 gene encoding xyloglucan endotransglucosylase/hydrolase protein 3 gives MDFNQLRLIVPVLLLLDQSHAVICSRPKGPSFYDNYKISYGYDHAWSKSQGRDVQISLDQSSGAAFQSKQTYGSGFFHLNMKLPGSNSGGVVTAFYLSSVSPNHHDELDFEFLGNNDGKPIYLQTNVIANGKGDREQRIRLWFDPTSKYHSYKILWNRFQIVFYIDNYPIRVFKNKRKLGVGFPSQPLQIESSIWNGDNWATDGGLTKINWTYAPFIAGFRSFGINGCPAYGSNMKHCYSIKFWWNRQQYWQLNPSQQRTYQTIKSKYTTYDYCTDGKRFPTPPPECPQ, from the exons ATGGACTTTAATCAACTGAGATTGATAGTGCCAGTGTTGCTTTTACTTGACCAAAGTCATGCCGTTATTTGCAGCAGGCCTAAAGGTCCAAGCTTTTATGACAACTACAAAATTTCGTATGGGTATGATCACGCTTGGTCCAAAAGCCAGGGCAGAGATGTTCAAATCTCTCTTGACCAGTCATctg ggGCAGCTTTTCAATCCAAGCAGACATATGGCTCAGGTTTCTTTCATCTCAACATGAAACTACCTGGAAGTAATTCTGGTGGAGTTGTTACAGCTTTCTAT TTATCTTCAGTGTCACCAAATCACCATGACGAGTTGGATTTTGAGTTCCTGGGTAACAATGACGGGAAACCTATATACCTCCAGACTAATGTAATTGCAAATGGTAAAGGAGACAGAGAGCAAAGGATTCGACTATGGTTTGATCCTACATCAAAATATCATAGTTATAAAATTCTTTGGAATCGGTTTCAGATTGT gttttatattgataattatccgATTCGAGTTTTCAAGAACAAACGAAAACTAGGAGTCGGATTTCCATCACAGCCTCTGCAGATAGAATCAAGCATATGGAATGGAGATAACTGGGCAACAGATGGTGGCCTGACTAAGATTAACTGGACTTATGCACCATTTATAGCAGGTTTTCGGAGCTTCGGCATCAATGGGTGTCCTGCCTATGGTTCCAACATGAAGCATTGCTACTCTATTAAGTTCTGGTGGAACAGGCAACAGTACTGGCAATTAAATCCAAGCCAACAAAGAACATATCAAACTATTAAAAGCAAGTACACGACATATGACTACTGCACCGACGGGAAAAGGTTCCCTACACCCCCACCAGAATGCCCACAGTGA